TCGATCCGAATTCGCCCGATATCGATCGCCGGTTCCTGGCGATGGGCGTGCCGGTGCTTGGCATCTGCTACGGCATGCAATTGATCGCCCGCATTCACGGCGGCGACTTGCGCAAGAGCGAGTCGCGCGAATATGGTCGCGCCACGGTCAAGGCCGATCTCAATTCGGCGTTGTTCAGAGGCAGCGTGGAGAAATCGACCGTCTGGATGAGCCACGGCGACACGATCGTCAC
The genomic region above belongs to Candidatus Zixiibacteriota bacterium and contains:
- a CDS encoding gamma-glutamyl-gamma-aminobutyrate hydrolase family protein (Members of this family of hydrolases with an active site Cys residue belong to MEROPS family C26.), giving the protein MAMTVRGSEMILILDFGSQFTQLIARRVREMHVYSEIHPCTAPFERFDGENIVGIILSGGPASVLDPNSPDIDRRFLAMGVPVLGICYGMQLIARIHGGDLRKSESREYGRATVKADLNSALFRGSVEKSTVWMSHGDTIVT